Proteins from one Penaeus vannamei isolate JL-2024 chromosome 8, ASM4276789v1, whole genome shotgun sequence genomic window:
- the LOC138862376 gene encoding uncharacterized protein, with translation MINLKATREEALTRTIWSWNKGCCQSFRSVLENTAWDSILTGDVNTQAFKLTETLKNLQERFIPHKSYKVKAGDQPWFGHTCRLAAEEKSRAWIRFKRNPSTENKLTHKAACKRMKQVQKWAIEQWRQSLSTKLTNRSIGSKDWWSLVKQQQGLTTQDCILPLYKPDGNVATSSQDKAELLASFFSQKMRIPSNLTARLPQLPSMTNQRLNTLVIRADEQKWPAIWKQARVVPVHKKKSQALPENYRPISLLSIIGKIYEKILVNRMTSFFDSNHLLSSKQFGFRSKRSASDLLLQLVTNWNKSLDAGKETCVVALDIAGAFDRVWHEVVNGYTSSEHPISASVPQGSVIGPLLWNVYFNDILHLIPGSPCIC, from the exons A TGATTAACCTGAAGGCCACTCGTGAGGAGGCACTGACAAGAACCATTTGGAGCTGGAATAAGGGCTGCTGTCAAAGCTTTCGCAGTGTCTTGGAAAACACTGCATGGGACTCCATTCTCACAGGAGATGTTAATACACAGGCTTTTAAACTTACTGAAACACTAAAGAATCTGCAAGAACGCTTTATACCTCATAAATCATACAAGGTCAAAGCAGGAGATCAGCCCTGGTTTGGGCACACATGCAGACTTGCAGCAGAGGAAAAAAGCAGAGCCTGGATTCGATTCAAACGTAATCCATCTACAGAAAACAAGCTGACCCACAAAGCTGCCTGCAAAAGAATGAAGCAGGTTCAGAAATGGGCCATCGAACAGTGGAGACAAAGTCTCAGCACAAAACTTACTAACCGTTCGATCGGCAGCAAAGACTGGTGGAGTTTAGTCAAACAACAACAGGGCCTCACGACCCAAGACTGCATTCTACCATTATATAAACCAGATGGAAACGTAGCAACATCTAGTCAGGACAAAGCCGAATTacttgcctccttcttctctcagaaGATGCGAATTCCGTCGAACCTGACCGCACGCCTCCCTCAGCTTCCATCAATGACAAATCAGAGACTTAACACACTGGTCATTCGTGCTGATGAA CAAAAGTGGCCAGCTATCTGGAAACAGGCTAGAGTAGTGCCAGTGCATAAAAAGAAAAGCCAGGCACTCCCTGAAAACTACAGGCCAATCTCACTCCTCTCGATCATAGGCAAAATCTATGAAAAAATTCTGGTGAACAGAATGACAAGTTTCTTTGACAGCAACCACCTACTCAGTAGCAAGCAGTTTGGCTTTAGGTCAAAGAGATCAGCATCCGACCTACTACTACAGTTAGTCACCAACTGGAACAAAtcccttgatgctggcaaagAAACTTGTGTCGTTGCCCTGGATATCGCAGGTGCCTTCGACAGAGTATGGCACGAAG TGGTAAATGGCTACACTTCAAGTGAACACCCAATCAGTGCAAGTGTACCGCAGGGCAGCGTCATTGGCCCGCTCTTATGGAACGTCTATTTCAATGACATTCTACATCTGATCCCAGGAAGCCCATGCATATGCTGA